The following DNA comes from Janthinobacterium sp. TB1-E2.
GCGCCCGCGTGGCCTCTTTCACCGCCTGCGCGCCGGCGGGCGAGCGTAAGCCCTGCAAGGCGCCCAGCTGGATGACGGCGCCGCCAGGCTGGGGGCGGAACAGGAAACTGGCCAGGTACAGCGGCACGCCGTCGCGCGTCAGGCGCAGGCACAGTTCCCCTTCGCGGTGGCTGTCGCGGATGGCCGTCAATTTCAGGCGGTAGGTGGCGCCATCCTTGCCCTCGATGGCGGCCAGTACCAGCGCGCGCCGCGCCGCGTATTCCACCAGCGGCCGCGCGCCCGCCTGCCACAGGAAGCGGTAATGCCCGCGCAGCAGGTCCACCCGCGCCGCGCAGCCGAAATGGCGGTTGGCGTAGGGACGATAGATCTTGTACAGCAGGCTGGGATGGGCTTGCGCCAGCGCCGGCAGTCCCGGCGTCGCGGCGATGAACGCTTGCCAGCGCGCGCGCTGCCGGGGAAAGACGATGGCACCCAACGCGGCCTTGATGCGGTGGCCATGCTGGCGCAGTGGCGCCTGCTGTGGCGCGGCGTTGTCGCCGGTGGCGGTAAAAGTATGCATGCGAACGGCTCTATGACGGGTCTGATGAACGGGACACGGCGACGGCCGCAGGCAGCCCGGAACAGGCGGCTGCACGCTGGCAGCCGCTCCACGCCGGGTAGAGCGGATGATAGGGGGAGGTGAAAATGAAGGGGGTTACAAGTTGGTAATGTGCCGATACGCCACGCTGGCCATGCTAGCGCAGCAGCCGCAATCGCAGCCGCAAGCCCGGCGCCGCATCCTCGATCTCCAGGCTGCCCCCGTGCAGCGCCGCGATGGCCGCGACGATGGACAGGCCCAGGCCATTGCCAGGCAGGTGGCGACTCTTGTCCAGGCGATAGAAGCGCTGCGTCAGTTTCGGCAGTTCTTCCTTTGGTACACCGGGGCCGTTGTCGCGCACGGCCAGCCAGCAGCCGCGCTCATCGCTGCCGGCCGACACTTCCACCGTGGCGCCCGGCCCCGCATATTTGATGGCGTTGTCGACCAGGCTGGCCAGCGCGCTGCCCAGCAGGTTGCGGTCGCCGCGCGCCGGCACGCCCTCGCCATACATCTGTACCAGCAGCACCTCCTGCTCGTCGGCCGTGGCCTCGTACATTTCCACGATATCGGCGCCGATCTGGTGCAGGTCGATATCGTCGAAATTCTCGGGACGCATGCCCGATTCGGCCGCGGCGATCTGCAGCAGCTTGTCGAACACGCGCGTGAGGTCGTCGATGTCGTCGATGGCCGCCTGCGCCGCGCTCTCGTAGCCTGCCACGCCCTGCTGCTGGCGCAAGGCGCCATCGAGCTTGTTGCGGATGCGGCCCAGCGGCGTGCGCAAGTCGTGCGCGATGGCGTTCGACACGTGGCGCACGCCTTCCATCAGGTGTTCGATACGGTCGAGCATGCGGTTGATGTCGCGGCTCAGCAAGCCGAATTCATCTTCGCTGAAGACGGGAATGCGCCGGCTCAGGTCACCCGCCTCGATTTCGCCCGCCGTGCGGCGGATCTGCCCGATGCGCGCCTCGAGCTGGCGGCGGAACAGCCACGCTCCCGCCACCACGAGCAAGATGGCCGCCCCGCCGCCATAGGCCAGCGAGCGCAGCACGAGGGCGCGGATCGACCTGCCCTCCTCCATGTCGCGCCCGACGAACAGGCGCGCGCCGCCATCGAGATCGCGGATCAGCATGCGCGCCGGCACCCTGCGCCCTTCGCGCGTGACGTCGCGGTGCAGCAGGTGGCCCACGGGGCTGCCCACGTCGGGCCAGGACGTCAGATTGCCCGCCACGCGGCGGCCATCGGCATCCACCAGCAAAAAAATCTCCGTGTCGCTGTCGGTGCGGTCGGTCAGCAAATGGGCGATTTCCGCCGTCGTGCGGCTGCTGCCGCCCTGTTCGTACAGCGCGGCGAGGCGCTCCGAGAGCAGGGTCAGCTTGCGGTCCACGCTGCGATCGAGCACACCGATGGTGCCGAAATAGAACACGGCGCAGACGATGCTGATCGACACGACCACCAGCACGCCATAGCCGAGCGCCAGGCGGGCCGCGATCGAACGGTGCAAATTACGCACTGTCGATCACGCCCAAGGTGTAGCCGACGCCGCGCACCGTATGGATCAGCGGCGGCGAAAATTCCTTGTCCACCTTGGTGCGCAAGCGGCTCACCTGCACGTCGATGACGTTCGTCTGCGGGTCGAAATGGTAGTCCCACACGGCTTCGAGCAGCATGGCGCGCGTGACGGACTGGCCCTGGTGGCGCATCAGGTATTCGAGCAAGCGGAATTCGCGCGGCTGCAGTGCGATCTGCCGGTTGGCGCGCGTCACGCGCATGGTGCGCATGTCGAGTACCAGGTCGGCCACCTGCAGCTGCGTCGATTCGGGCACGGGCGCGGCGCGGCGCAGCAGCGCCTCGATGCGCGCCAGCAGTTCGTCGATGGCGAACGGTTTTGACAGGTAATCGTCGCCGCCGCTGCGCAAGCCGCGCACGCGCTCGTCGACGCTCGACAGGGCCGACAGCACCAGCACGGGCGTGTTGCGGCCCATGCCGCGCAGGCGCGCGACGATGGCCAGGCCATCGATCTCGCCGGGCAGCAGGCGGTCGAGCACCAGCGCGTCCCAGTCTTCGCCGCAGGCCAGGCGCATGCCGTCGATGCCATTGTCGCAGGCGGTAACGTCGTGGCCCGCCTCGCGCAGGCCAGCACAGATATAGCGGGAAGTTTCGGCTTCGTCTTCGATGACCAGGCAGCGCACGGGGAATTCCTTGTAAAGATCAGGCAGCAAATAGGCGCAGCATACGCCAGGCGCGCGCCACTTGCCAGCCCCGCCGCGTGCGACGCGCGATCACAGGGTCGGGTACAATACAGCCTCGACAATGTTTGGCCGCGCCCACGCGCGCATTTTTTATCGGCGCCTCCCGGCTTGCCGCGGCCTGCAAACCATCACTGCCACTAACGAACATCAGGCGCGCCTGGCGCGCGCCACAAACCGATACAGCCATGAAATCGACCCACTCTCTCGCACTGGCGCTGGCCATGGCCATCACTTGCGGCAGCGCCGCCGCAGCAGATACCAAACAAAGCATGCTGTTCGATGAAATCCCCATCGGCAGCTGGAGCACTTCCGCCGAACTGGGCGCCATCACCACCTCGGGCAACACAGTCGGCACTTCCGTCACGGGCAAGATCGACGCGCGCCAGGAACTCGATGACTGGAGCAACCAGTACATCTTCAGCGGCTATTTCAAGGAAGACGAAACGACGAATGACGATGGCGAGAAAGTGCGCGAACGCTCGGCCGAACGCTTTTCCGCCTCCGCCAAGGCGGCCTACAAGCTGATGGCCGACCATGAAAAGCTGTTCGTGCTGGCCTCACACGTGAACGACAAGTTCGGCGCCTACACCAAGTACTCGACCCTGGCCGTCGGTCATGGCTCGCGCTGGTACCAGTCGACAGACAAAAGCGTCGACGTGGAATTCGGCCCTGGCTATTTCAGCGGCACCAACGACGCGGGCGAATCGGAACACGGCCTGACGGTGCGCGGCGCGGCCGCCATGAAGTGGAAGATCAGCCAGTCGGCCATGTTCACGCAGACGGTCAGCGTGGAACGGGGCACCTCGAACACCCACTCGATCGCCGAAACA
Coding sequences within:
- a CDS encoding VirK/YbjX family protein, with the protein product MHTFTATGDNAAPQQAPLRQHGHRIKAALGAIVFPRQRARWQAFIAATPGLPALAQAHPSLLYKIYRPYANRHFGCAARVDLLRGHYRFLWQAGARPLVEYAARRALVLAAIEGKDGATYRLKLTAIRDSHREGELCLRLTRDGVPLYLASFLFRPQPGGAVIQLGALQGLRSPAGAQAVKEATRALHGCRPKNLMVAALRDFGDFFGCGHLELVSNANRIALNWRRRRHISCDYDLAWRELHAQPASDGNFRLPCGPCRMPDLALVPSKKRADARRRGAMLVQLAADMRWQVAALLHAQ
- a CDS encoding sensor histidine kinase, which produces MRNLHRSIAARLALGYGVLVVVSISIVCAVFYFGTIGVLDRSVDRKLTLLSERLAALYEQGGSSRTTAEIAHLLTDRTDSDTEIFLLVDADGRRVAGNLTSWPDVGSPVGHLLHRDVTREGRRVPARMLIRDLDGGARLFVGRDMEEGRSIRALVLRSLAYGGGAAILLVVAGAWLFRRQLEARIGQIRRTAGEIEAGDLSRRIPVFSEDEFGLLSRDINRMLDRIEHLMEGVRHVSNAIAHDLRTPLGRIRNKLDGALRQQQGVAGYESAAQAAIDDIDDLTRVFDKLLQIAAAESGMRPENFDDIDLHQIGADIVEMYEATADEQEVLLVQMYGEGVPARGDRNLLGSALASLVDNAIKYAGPGATVEVSAGSDERGCWLAVRDNGPGVPKEELPKLTQRFYRLDKSRHLPGNGLGLSIVAAIAALHGGSLEIEDAAPGLRLRLRLLR
- a CDS encoding winged helix-turn-helix domain-containing protein, whose product is MRCLVIEDEAETSRYICAGLREAGHDVTACDNGIDGMRLACGEDWDALVLDRLLPGEIDGLAIVARLRGMGRNTPVLVLSALSSVDERVRGLRSGGDDYLSKPFAIDELLARIEALLRRAAPVPESTQLQVADLVLDMRTMRVTRANRQIALQPREFRLLEYLMRHQGQSVTRAMLLEAVWDYHFDPQTNVIDVQVSRLRTKVDKEFSPPLIHTVRGVGYTLGVIDSA
- a CDS encoding DUF481 domain-containing protein — protein: MKSTHSLALALAMAITCGSAAAADTKQSMLFDEIPIGSWSTSAELGAITTSGNTVGTSVTGKIDARQELDDWSNQYIFSGYFKEDETTNDDGEKVRERSAERFSASAKAAYKLMADHEKLFVLASHVNDKFGAYTKYSTLAVGHGSRWYQSTDKSVDVEFGPGYFSGTNDAGESEHGLTVRGAAAMKWKISQSAMFTQTVSVERGTSNTHSIAETALSTKINGTMQMKAAFSARNDTRVPDDKKNTDTQTSLTLVYSF